One window of the Solanum stenotomum isolate F172 chromosome 11, ASM1918654v1, whole genome shotgun sequence genome contains the following:
- the LOC125843670 gene encoding BEL1-like homeodomain protein 8 codes for MSDQVSEFHVAQHSRRERLRITNSEELEIIHQPYQYGNISYDPSVVLSSSEMINFSSTTTSSTGGLQHSSCGWNTVTNFNSSGSGGIETSNNLSPMFVGVGVGGVEGGVLSASLNLNSSTIDVKPYFYGGYNEMQQSVSVSDAITSNAEFSSSVLYHDTLQEVVKFATVGNQGVDTRRVGSWMENESGLMVSNYMDQSHHLYGKNCGLGSNFRTNVSENSSVQGLALSLSPVPRTNTLQMEKRNNVIVPENFAIAHRSAVPLGPFTGYATILKSSKFLRPAQQLLDELCELAAGSSNVVKCSNFSKKVRDGFRVSCDVNAAAESSSGGGGGGGGDSSGLNESNVCPEYLQKKAKLIFMQEEICKKYKQYHQQMQMVVSSFETVAGLSAATPYISFALKTVSQHFKSLRNAITDHLKNIRQALGEDLPSPASGMSNKGDGNSSRLKFVDQTSLHKQKSGGGAGVAFLESQQHVWRPQRGLPERAVAILRAWLFDHFLHPYPTDSDKHMLASQTGLTRNQVSNWFINARVRVWKPMVEEIHMLETKGGDQTRKSDVNKLVTERTSHVSRGQHFSNVLLNMSGVVMPEKQEDCQGLIGPSERLDESSSDHHMWRNEEKRSRIECHNISAASSMDGSLMGFVPYQRNALDIGGNIGAVSLTLGLRQNAEAAQQQQQLQLHEHRLRQQFGGHMIHDFVD; via the exons ATGAGTGATCAAGTATCTGAATTTCATGTAGCGCAACATAGTCGGAGGGAGAGGCTGAGAATTACTAATTCGGAAGAATTAGAAATAATTCATCAGCCATATCAGTATGGTAATATTTCATATGATCCATCAGTAGTACTATCGTCGTctgaaatgattaatttttcaTCGACGACGACTAGTAGTACTGGTGGATTGCAACATTCTAGCTGTGGATGGAATACTGTAACAAATTTTAATTCGAGTGGATCTGGTGGTATTGAGACTAGTAATAATTTGAGTCCAATGTTTGTTGGAGTTGGAGTCGGAGGAGTAGAAGGAGGTGTGTTATCTGCATCGTTGAATTTGAATAGTAGTACGATTGATGTGAAACCGTATTTTTATGGTGGTTATAATGAAATGCAGCAGTCAGTTTCAGTTTCAGATGCTATTACTAGTAATGCTGAGTTTAGCTCTTCTGTACTTTATCATGATACTCTTCAAGAAGTTGTTAAATTTGCTACTGTTGGAAATCAAGGTGTTGATACGAGACGTGTTGGTTCGTGGATGGAGAATGAGAGTGGACTTATGGTTTCGAATTATATGGATCAATCACACCATTTGTATGGTAAGAATTGTGGATTGGGATCAAATTTTAGAACCAATGTATCTGAAAATTCCAGTGTTCAAGGTTTGGCTCTATCTCTTTCACCGGTTCCAAGAACGAATACGTTGCAAATGGAGAAGAGGAACAATGTGATAGTACCTGAAAATTTTGCAATTGCACATCGTAGTGCGGTGCCACTTGGTCCTTTCACTGGCTATGCAACGATACTCAAAAGCTCGAAGTTTCTAAGACCAGCACAACAATTGTTGGATGAACTTTGTGAGCTTGCAGCAGGTTCATCAAATGTGGTTAAATGTTCAAATTTCTCGAAGAAAGTTCGTGATGGTTTTAGGGTTTCTTGTGATGTTAATGCTGCTGCTGAGTCTTCAtctggtggtggtggtggtggtggcggAGATTCGAGTGGTTTGAATGAATCAAATGTGTGTCCTGAGTATCTCCAGAAGAAGGCGAAGCTAATATTTATGCAGGAAGAG ATTTGTAAAAAATACAAACAGTATCATCAGCAAATGCAAATGGTTGTATCGTCTTTTGAAACCGTGGCTGGTCTTAGTGCAGCTACCCCGTACATTTCCTTTGCACTCAAAACTGTCTCGCAACATTTTAAGTCACTGAGGAACGCCATCACGGATCACTTGAAAAACATAAGGCAAGCGTTGGGTGAAGACTTGCCATCCCCTGCATCTGGTATGAGTAACAAAGGCGATGGAAATTCATCTAGGTTGAAATTTGTTGACCAGACGTCGTTACATAAACAGAAAAGTGGAGGTGGAGCTGGGGTCGCGTTTCTTGAATCACAACAACATGTCTGGAGACCTCAACGAGGCTTACCAGAGCGCGCTGTGGCTATTCTTAGAGCTTGGCTTTTCGATCACTTCCTTCACCC GTATCCTACAGATAGTGATAAGCACATGTTGGCTTCTCAAACTGGTTTAACTAGAAACCAG GTTTCGAATTGGTTCATCAATGCACGTGTACGTGTATGGAAACCGATGGTTGAAGAGATTCATATGTTGGAGACTAAAGGAGGAGATCAAACAAGAAAATCGGATGTGAATAAGCTCGTGACAGAACGAACCAGCCATGTAAGTCGTGGCCAACATTTCAGTAATGTACTACTCAACATGAGTGGCGTAGTAATGCCAGAGAAGCAAGAAGATTGTCAAGGATTAATAGGACCCTCGGAACGTTTAGATGAGAGTAGTAGTGATCATCATATGTGGAGGAATGAAGAAAAACGTTCGAGGATAGAGTGTCATAATATCTCTGCTGCATCAAGCATGGACGGATCGTTGATGGGGTTTGTACCTTACCAAAGAAATGCACTTGATATTGGAGGTAATATCGGAGCTGTGTCATTGACATTAGGGCTAAGGCAAAACGCCGAGGctgctcaacaacaacaacagttGCAACTACACGAACATCGACTTAGGCAGCAGTTTGGAGGTCACATGATTCATGActttgttgattga
- the LOC125843727 gene encoding kiwellin-like has product MSHLAFLSLIFTIFISTSNAISQCNGPCKTLDDCDGQLICINGKCNDDPNVGTKICKNNPPSVPFPPPPPPTTTNTCRPFGTVNCNGIHPIYRCSPPVTSLTPAQLTLNEFDIGKSCDGKYHNNNERIVALSTGWFAGRSRCGKMILIRANNGKTVTAKVVDECDSTMGCDAEHAFQSPCKNNIVDGSIAVWRALGLDTNLDNVTVTWSMV; this is encoded by the coding sequence ATGTCCCATTTAGCCtttctttcactaattttcaCCATTTTCATCTCTACTTCTAACGCCATTTCTCAATGTAACGGCCCTTGTAAAACCTTGGACGATTGTGATGGTCAATTAATTTGCATAAATGGAAAATGTAACGATGATCCTAACGTTGGAACCAAAATTTGCAAAAATAACCCTCCTTCTGTCCcttttcctcctcctcctcctccaacAACAACCAATACATGTCGTCCGTTTGGCACAGTCAATTGCAACGGTATACACCCAATATACCGTTGTTCGCCACCTGTCACCTCCTTAACACCCGCTCAACTTACCCTCAACGAGTTCGATATTGGTAAATCATGTGATGGGAAATATCATAACAATAATGAAAGAATAGTGGCATTGTCCACCGGATGGTTTGCAGGACGTTCGAGGTGTGGTAAAATGATACTAATTCGTGCTAATAATGGAAAGACTGTTACAGCTAAAGTGGTGGATGAATGTGATTCTACTATGGGTTGTGATGCGGAACATGCTTTTCAAAGTCCATGTAAAAATAACATAGTGGATGGTTCCATTGCGGTGTGGAGAGCTTTAGGGTTGGATACAAATTTGGATAATGTTACTGTCACTTGGTCCATGGTCTAG
- the LOC125843710 gene encoding kiwellin-like produces the protein MSNLAFLSLIFAIFISTSNVISQCNGPCKTWDDCDGQLICINGKCNDDPNVGTKICKSSPPSVPSPTPTNTCRPSGTINCNGVHPIYRCSPPVTSSTPAQLTFNDFSRGGDGGGPSSCDGQYHDNNERIVALSTGWFAGRSRCGKMILIRANNGKTVTAKVVDECDSTMGCDEEHAFQSPCKNNIVDGSIAVWRALGLDTNLGIVPVTWSMV, from the coding sequence ATGTCCAATCTAGCCtttctttcactaattttcGCCATTTTCATCTCTACTTCTAACGTCATTTCCCAATGTAACGGCCCTTGTAAAACTTGGGACGATTGTGATGGTCAATTAATTTGCATAAACGGAAAATGTAACGATGATCCTAACGTTGGAACCAAAATTTGCAAAAGTAGCCCTCCTTCCGTCCCATCTCCAACTCCAACCAATACATGTCGTCCATCTGGCACAATCAATTGCAATGGTGTACACCCAATATATCGTTGCTCGCCACCTGTCACCTCCTCAACACCCGCTCAACTTACCTTCAACGACTTCAGTAGAGGCGGAGACGGGGGTGGTCCATCATCATGTGATGGGCAATATCATGACAACAACGAAAGAATAGTGGCATTGTCCACTGGATGGTTCGCAGGACGTTCAAGGTGTGGTAAAATGATACTAATTCGCGCTAATAATGGAAAGACTGTAACAGCTAAAGTGGTGGATGAATGCGATTCTACTATGGGTTGTGATGAGGAACATGCTTTTCAAAGTCCATGCAAAAATAACATAGTGGATGGTTCCATTGCTGTGTGGAGAGCTTTAGGGTTGGATACAAATTTGGGTATTGTTCCTGTCACTTGGTCCATGGTTTAG